One window of the Cryptomeria japonica chromosome 7, Sugi_1.0, whole genome shotgun sequence genome contains the following:
- the LOC131049587 gene encoding uncharacterized protein LOC131049587, protein MAKGETPREVPISKFHEAVAMNLPSQEARVFENALFSQNTGATDPGSPVGSRITKINGCLERCKDRPKLVIPFEMIAEDVEYYSKHSLYCKFLGLRVSLQFLENWAQKVWEPEGEMEVTLLANNFFMVTFLCMADRNRVFEGGPYFYNQVGLFVKPWHAGFNPSEELPNRVPVWVRLPRFPIECCREDVLHMLASMLGKLVGPSSQTLGKKVMTFARICVELDLSRPLPDAVEMCAGSYSWVQQLDYETLPFRCRLCHEYGHLVRRCPKAKSVEQQTSPPPRDNPSMDKGKKPVVGEDKDAEGFVRVKARNRNRGQKRTLRERQEEDTFNRFEILDELGQPEVNPGVIIEDEQAGDSRMGTISSIPPVDSHEETTVPMVTDGQTRVQMILEPNGELGQGVENVSIPARTAALESDKRGKSSPHLGILQKDGKKGVSEKNVKLGQKKDLEKIKMIGETLVESGSVKTLDSHFSTPSK, encoded by the coding sequence ATGGCCAAAGGGGAGACGCCTAGGGAGGTGCCTATTTCAAAATTTCATGAAGCAGTGGCTATGAATTTGCCAAGTCAGGAAGCAAGGGTTTTTGAAAATGCCCTCTTCTCTCAGAATACAGGGGCTACGGATCCAGGCTCGCCTGTGGGATCTCGGATCACGAAGATTAACGGATGTCTTGAAAGGTGCAAAGATAGACCCAAATTGGTAATTCCCTTTGaaatgattgctgaagatgtcgaaTATTACTCTAAACATTCGTTGTATTGCAAGTTCCTGGGTTTAAGAGTTTCTCTCCAATTCCTGGAAAACTGGGCTCAGAAAGTGTGGGAACCAGAGGGTGAAATGGAGGTTACGTTGCTAGCAAATAATTTTTTCATGGTAACGTTTCTTTGTATGGCTGATCGGAATAGGGTTTTTGAGGGTGGACCCtatttttataaccaggtggggCTATTCGTCAAACCATGGCATGCAGGATTTAATCCTTCTGAGGAGCTTCCAAATCGGGTTCCGGTGTGGGTTCGGTTACCCAGATTTCCTATAGAATGCTGTCGCGAGGATGTTCTCCATATGCTTGCATCGATGCTCGGGAAGCTGGTGGGTCCTTCATCACAAACCTTGGGTAAGAAAGTTATGACCTTTGCTCGAATTTGTGTGGAACTGGATTTGAGTAGACCACTGCCTGATGCGGTAGAGATGTGTGCGGGCTCATATTCCTGGGTGCAACAACTGGACTATGAGACCCTTCCCTTTCGATGCCGTCTATGTCATGAATATGGCCATCTTGTGAGAAGATGCCCAAAGGCCAAGTCAGTGGAACAGCAAACTTCGCCTCCTCCTCGTGATAATCCTAGTATGGACAAAGGGAAGAAGCCTGTTGTTGGGGAGGATAAAGATGCTGAGGGCTTTGTTCGGGTTAAGGCTCGTAATCGGAACAGAGGCCAGAAGCGGACTCTAAGGGAGCGTCAGGAAGAAGATACCTTTAACAGGTTCGAGATCTTGGATGAATTGGGTCAGCCAGAAGTTAATCCTGGAGTAATTATTGAGGATGAACAGGCAGGGGATTCTAGAATGGGGACTATTTCTTCCATTCCTCCTGTTGATTCCCATGAAGAGACTACTGTGCCTATGGTCACGGATGGGCAAACAAGGGTTCAGATGATATTAGAGCCAAATGGTGAGTTGGGGCAAGGGGTAGAGAATGTTTCTATTCCTGCACGGACTGCAGCTCTAGAGTCGGATAAGCGAGGTAAATCTTCTCCTCATCTGGGCATTCTCCAAAAAGATGGTAAGAAGGGGGTCTCAGAGAAAAATGTTAAATTGGGACAaaagaaggacttagaaaagatcaAGATGATTGGGGAGACATTGGTGGAGTCAGGTTCTGTGAAGACCTTGGATTCCCACTTTTCGACTCCTTCGAAATGA